One genomic window of Streptomyces sp. NBC_01276 includes the following:
- the dnaN gene encoding DNA polymerase III subunit beta, giving the protein MKIRVERDVLAEAVAWAARSLPARPPVPVLAGLLLKAEEGTLSLSGFDYEVSARVSVEADVEEDGTVLVSGRLLADICRALPNRPVEISTDGVRATVVCGSSRFTLHTLPVEEYPALPQMPTATGTVPGEVFASAAAQVAIAAGRDDTLPVLTGVRIEIEGDRVTLASTDRYRFAVREFLWKPENPDASAVALVPAKTLLDTAKSLTSGDTVTLALSGSGQGEGLIGFEGAGRRTTTRLLEGDLPKYRTLFPTEFNSIAVIETAPFVEAVKRVALVAERNTPVRLSFEQGVLILEAGSSDDAQAVERVDAKLEGDDISIAFNPTFLLDGLSAIDSPAAQLSFTTSTKPALLSGRPAVDAEADEAYKYLIMPVRLSG; this is encoded by the coding sequence GTGAAGATCCGGGTGGAACGCGACGTACTCGCGGAGGCGGTGGCCTGGGCTGCACGCAGCCTCCCGGCCCGGCCGCCGGTGCCCGTGCTCGCGGGCCTGCTGCTGAAGGCCGAAGAGGGCACCCTGTCCCTCTCCGGCTTCGACTACGAGGTCTCGGCCCGCGTCTCCGTCGAGGCGGACGTCGAGGAGGACGGCACCGTCCTCGTCTCCGGCCGGCTCCTCGCCGACATCTGCCGCGCCCTCCCCAACCGCCCGGTGGAGATTTCCACAGACGGTGTACGGGCGACCGTGGTCTGCGGCTCCTCCCGGTTCACACTCCACACCCTGCCTGTGGAGGAATACCCGGCGCTTCCCCAGATGCCGACCGCGACCGGCACCGTGCCCGGTGAGGTCTTCGCCTCCGCCGCCGCCCAGGTCGCCATCGCCGCCGGCCGCGACGACACGCTGCCCGTCCTGACCGGTGTCCGCATCGAGATCGAGGGCGACCGCGTCACCCTGGCCTCCACCGACCGCTACCGCTTCGCGGTCCGCGAGTTCCTGTGGAAGCCGGAGAACCCGGACGCCTCGGCCGTGGCCCTGGTGCCCGCCAAGACCCTCCTGGACACCGCCAAGTCCCTGACCAGCGGCGACACCGTCACCCTGGCGCTCTCCGGCTCCGGCCAGGGCGAGGGCCTCATCGGCTTCGAGGGCGCGGGCCGCCGCACCACCACCCGCCTGCTCGAAGGCGACCTGCCGAAGTACCGCACCCTCTTCCCGACGGAGTTCAACTCCATCGCCGTGATCGAGACCGCGCCCTTCGTCGAGGCCGTCAAGCGCGTCGCCCTGGTCGCCGAGCGCAACACGCCGGTCCGGCTCAGCTTCGAGCAGGGCGTCCTCATCCTGGAGGCCGGCTCCAGCGACGATGCACAGGCTGTGGAACGCGTCGACGCGAAGCTGGAGGGCGACGACATCTCCATCGCCTTCAACCCGACCTTCCTGCTCGACGGCCTCAGCGCGATCGACTCGCCCGCGGCCCAGCTCAGCTTCACCACGTCCACCAAGCCCGCGCTGCTCAGCGGCCGTCCGGCGGTCGACGCGGAGGCCGACGAGGCCTACAAGTACCTGATCATGCCGGTGCGGCTGTCCGGCTGA
- the gnd gene encoding phosphogluconate dehydrogenase (NAD(+)-dependent, decarboxylating), whose product MELGLVGLGKMGGNMRERIRRAGHTVIGYDRNPDLADVHSLRELVDSLQSPRVVWVMVPAGAATQSTVDELAELLSPGDIVVDGGNSRWTDDEKHAEELKAKGIGFVDCGVSGGVWGLENGYALMYGGDEKHVATVQPIFDALKPEGDFGAVHAGKVGAGHFAKMVHNGIEYAMMQAYAEGWELLEKVDSVTDVREVFRSWQEGTVIRSWLLDLAVNALDEDEHLEQLRGFAQDSGEGRWTVEAAIDNAVPLPAITASLFARFASRQDDSPQMKMIAALRNQFGGHAVEKK is encoded by the coding sequence ATGGAGCTCGGTCTCGTCGGTCTCGGCAAGATGGGCGGCAACATGCGCGAGCGCATCCGCCGCGCAGGCCACACCGTCATCGGATACGACCGCAACCCGGACCTCGCGGATGTCCACAGCCTGCGGGAACTTGTGGACAGCCTGCAGTCCCCCCGCGTGGTGTGGGTGATGGTCCCCGCCGGTGCGGCCACGCAGTCCACCGTCGACGAGCTCGCGGAGCTGCTCTCGCCCGGCGACATCGTCGTCGACGGCGGCAACTCGCGCTGGACCGACGACGAGAAGCACGCCGAGGAGCTGAAGGCCAAGGGCATCGGCTTCGTCGACTGCGGTGTCTCCGGCGGCGTCTGGGGCCTGGAGAACGGCTACGCGCTCATGTACGGCGGCGACGAGAAGCACGTCGCGACGGTCCAGCCGATCTTCGACGCCCTCAAGCCCGAGGGCGACTTCGGCGCCGTACACGCCGGCAAGGTCGGCGCGGGCCACTTCGCGAAGATGGTCCACAACGGCATCGAGTACGCCATGATGCAGGCCTACGCCGAGGGCTGGGAGCTCCTGGAGAAGGTGGACTCGGTCACCGACGTCCGCGAGGTGTTCCGCTCCTGGCAGGAGGGGACGGTCATCCGTTCCTGGCTGCTGGACCTCGCCGTGAACGCGCTGGACGAGGACGAGCACCTGGAGCAGCTGCGCGGCTTCGCGCAGGACTCCGGCGAGGGCCGCTGGACCGTCGAGGCCGCGATCGACAACGCGGTGCCGCTGCCGGCGATCACCGCCTCGCTGTTCGCCCGCTTCGCCTCGCGCCAGGACGACTCCCCGCAGATGAAGATGATCGCGGCGCTGCGCAACCAGTTCGGCGGCCACGCGGTCGAGAAGAAGTAG
- the recF gene encoding DNA replication/repair protein RecF produces the protein MHVSHLSLADFRSYARAEVPLAPGVTAFVGPNGQGKTNLVEAIGYLATLGSHRVSSDAPLVRMGADRAVVRAAVTQGERQQLVELELNPGRANRARINRSSQVRPRDVLGIVRTVLFAPEDLALVKGDPGERRRFLDELVTARSPRMAAVRSDYERVLKQRNTLLKSAAMARRHGGRSMDLSTLDVWDQHLARAGAELLAQRLDLIATLLPLADKAYEQLAPGGGPLGLAYRSSAGEPVDSGEARTREALYEVLLAALSEVRKQEIERGVTLVGPHRDDVLLRLGELPAKGYASHGESWSYALALRLASYELLRSEGTEPVLILDDVFAELDARRRERLAELVAPGEQVLVTAAVDDDVPGVLTGTRFAVSGGEVTRL, from the coding sequence ATGCACGTTTCGCATCTCTCGTTGGCCGACTTCCGCTCGTACGCCCGGGCCGAGGTTCCCCTCGCCCCGGGCGTCACCGCTTTCGTGGGCCCCAACGGCCAGGGCAAGACGAACCTCGTCGAGGCCATCGGCTACCTGGCGACCCTGGGCAGCCACCGGGTCTCCTCGGACGCCCCGCTCGTCCGGATGGGCGCGGACCGGGCCGTCGTCCGGGCCGCCGTCACCCAGGGCGAACGCCAGCAGCTCGTGGAGCTGGAACTCAACCCGGGCCGCGCCAACCGGGCCCGCATCAACCGGTCCTCGCAGGTCAGGCCGCGGGACGTCCTGGGGATCGTGCGCACCGTGCTGTTCGCCCCCGAGGACCTGGCGCTGGTCAAGGGCGACCCGGGGGAGCGGCGCCGCTTCCTGGACGAGCTCGTCACCGCCCGCTCCCCGCGCATGGCGGCCGTCCGCTCCGACTACGAACGCGTCCTCAAGCAGCGCAACACCCTGCTGAAGTCGGCGGCGATGGCCCGTCGGCACGGAGGCCGCTCCATGGACCTCTCCACCCTCGACGTGTGGGACCAGCACCTGGCCCGCGCGGGCGCCGAACTCCTCGCACAGCGCCTCGACCTGATCGCGACCCTGCTGCCGCTCGCCGACAAGGCCTACGAGCAGCTCGCACCCGGCGGCGGCCCGCTCGGGCTCGCCTACCGGTCCTCGGCCGGCGAACCGGTCGACAGCGGTGAGGCGCGCACCCGCGAGGCGCTCTACGAGGTCCTGCTGGCGGCCCTGTCCGAGGTGCGCAAGCAGGAGATCGAACGCGGCGTCACCCTCGTCGGACCGCACCGCGACGACGTCCTGCTGCGCCTGGGCGAACTGCCCGCGAAGGGGTACGCCAGCCACGGCGAATCCTGGTCGTACGCACTGGCGCTGCGCCTGGCCTCGTACGAGCTGCTGCGCTCGGAGGGGACGGAGCCGGTGCTGATCCTGGACGACGTCTTCGCGGAGCTCGACGCGCGCCGCCGGGAGCGGCTCGCGGAACTGGTGGCCCCGGGCGAGCAGGTCCTGGTGACGGCGGCGGTGGACGACGATGTTCCGGGGGTGCTGACCGGCACCCGGTTCGCGGTCTCCGGCGGCGAGGTGACCCGGCTGTGA
- a CDS encoding DUF721 domain-containing protein: MSAGEAGQDKPRTPEPSGVDLARQALAAAREQARARGNAVSGRKRHQQPGLRSGARADGRDPMPLMAALDRLRTERGWEMPIAVAGVMERWAEIVGPEIAAHCEPERYEDRELLVRCDSSAWAAQLKLLAPQLVARLNADLGQGTVRLIKVQGPGGRPKRHGPWRAPGSSGPGDTWG, translated from the coding sequence GTGAGCGCGGGCGAGGCCGGGCAGGACAAGCCCAGGACCCCGGAACCGTCCGGGGTGGACCTGGCGCGGCAGGCGCTGGCCGCCGCGCGGGAGCAGGCCCGCGCCCGCGGGAACGCGGTGAGCGGGCGCAAACGTCACCAGCAGCCGGGCCTGCGCTCCGGCGCCCGTGCCGACGGCCGGGATCCGATGCCGCTGATGGCGGCCCTGGACCGGCTGCGGACGGAACGCGGCTGGGAGATGCCGATCGCGGTGGCCGGGGTGATGGAGCGCTGGGCGGAGATCGTCGGCCCGGAGATCGCCGCGCACTGTGAACCGGAGCGCTACGAGGACCGTGAGCTCCTCGTACGGTGCGACTCCTCGGCCTGGGCCGCACAGCTGAAGCTGCTGGCCCCGCAGCTGGTGGCGCGGCTCAACGCGGACCTGGGCCAGGGCACGGTCCGGCTGATCAAGGTCCAGGGTCCCGGCGGCCGGCCCAAGCGGCACGGCCCCTGGCGCGCCCCCGGCAGCAGCGGGCCCGGGGACACCTGGGGCTGA
- the gyrB gene encoding DNA topoisomerase (ATP-hydrolyzing) subunit B, producing MCQKGRFVADSGDSNEKNYDASAIQVLEGLDAVRKRPGMYIGSTGERGLHHLVYEVVDNSVDEALAGHADTIDVTILADGGVRVVDNGRGIPVGIVPSEGKPAVEVVLTVLHAGGKFGGGGYAVSGGLHGVGVSVVNALSTKVAVEVKTDGHRWTQDYKLGVPTAPLAKNEETDEHGTSVTFWADGDIFETTEYSFETLSRRFQEMAFLNKGLTLTLTDERESAKATAGADDPEADATEPQARTVKYHYEGGIVDFVKYLNSRKGELIHPTVIDVEAEDKERMLSVEIAMQWNSQYTEGVYSFANTIHTHEGGTHEEGFRAALTGLVNRYARDKKLLREKDDNLAGEDIREGLTAIISVKLGEPQFEGQTKTKLGNTEAKTFVQKVVHEHLNDWFDRNPVEAADIIRKSIQAATARVAARKARDLTRRKGLLESASLPGKLSDCQSNDPIKCEIFIVEGDSAGGSAKSGRNPMYQAILPIRGKILNVEKARIDKILQNTEVQALISAFGTGVHEDFDIEKLRYHKIILMADADVDGQHINTLLLTFLFRFMRPLVEAGHVYLSRPPLYKIKWGRDDFEYAYSDRERDALVELGKQNSKRIKEDSIQRFKGLGEMNAEELRVTTMDVDHRVLGQVTLDDAAQADDLFSVLMGEDVEARRSFIQRNAKDVRFLDI from the coding sequence CTGTGCCAGAAAGGGCGCTTCGTGGCCGATTCCGGCGACTCCAACGAGAAGAATTACGACGCCAGTGCGATCCAGGTCCTCGAGGGCCTGGACGCGGTCCGCAAGCGGCCGGGTATGTACATCGGCTCGACGGGTGAGCGTGGTCTGCACCACCTCGTCTACGAGGTCGTCGACAACTCGGTCGACGAAGCGCTGGCCGGGCACGCGGACACCATTGACGTCACGATCCTCGCCGACGGCGGGGTGCGCGTGGTCGACAACGGCCGCGGTATCCCGGTCGGCATCGTGCCGTCCGAGGGGAAGCCGGCCGTCGAGGTCGTGCTGACCGTCCTGCACGCGGGCGGCAAGTTCGGCGGCGGCGGCTACGCCGTCTCCGGCGGTCTGCACGGCGTCGGTGTGTCCGTCGTGAACGCCCTGTCGACCAAGGTCGCGGTCGAGGTCAAGACGGACGGCCACCGCTGGACCCAGGACTACAAGCTGGGCGTGCCGACGGCCCCGCTGGCCAAGAACGAGGAGACCGACGAGCACGGCACGTCGGTGACGTTCTGGGCCGACGGCGACATCTTCGAGACCACCGAGTACTCCTTCGAGACGCTGTCGCGGCGCTTCCAGGAGATGGCCTTCCTCAACAAGGGCCTGACCCTGACGCTGACCGACGAGCGCGAGTCGGCGAAGGCCACGGCGGGCGCGGACGACCCGGAAGCGGACGCGACCGAGCCGCAGGCGCGCACGGTCAAGTACCACTACGAGGGCGGCATCGTCGACTTCGTGAAGTACCTCAACTCGCGCAAGGGCGAGCTGATCCACCCGACCGTCATCGACGTCGAGGCCGAGGACAAGGAGCGCATGCTCTCGGTCGAGATCGCGATGCAGTGGAACTCGCAGTACACGGAGGGGGTCTACTCCTTCGCGAACACGATCCACACGCACGAGGGCGGTACGCACGAGGAGGGCTTCCGCGCGGCTCTGACGGGTCTGGTGAACCGTTACGCGCGCGACAAGAAGCTGCTCCGCGAGAAGGACGACAACCTCGCCGGCGAGGACATCCGCGAGGGTCTGACGGCGATCATCTCGGTCAAGCTGGGCGAGCCCCAGTTCGAGGGCCAGACGAAGACCAAGCTGGGCAACACGGAGGCCAAGACCTTCGTGCAGAAGGTCGTCCACGAGCACCTCAACGACTGGTTCGACCGCAACCCGGTCGAGGCCGCGGACATCATCCGCAAGTCGATCCAGGCGGCCACGGCCCGCGTCGCGGCCCGCAAGGCCCGCGACCTGACCCGCCGCAAGGGTCTGCTGGAGAGCGCCTCGCTGCCGGGCAAGCTGTCCGACTGCCAGTCGAACGACCCGATCAAGTGCGAGATCTTCATCGTCGAGGGTGACTCCGCCGGCGGCTCGGCGAAGTCCGGCCGCAACCCGATGTACCAGGCCATCCTGCCCATCCGCGGCAAGATCCTGAACGTCGAGAAGGCGCGCATCGACAAGATCCTGCAGAACACCGAGGTCCAGGCGCTGATCAGCGCCTTCGGCACCGGTGTGCACGAGGACTTCGACATCGAGAAGCTCCGCTATCACAAGATCATCCTGATGGCGGACGCCGACGTCGACGGCCAGCACATCAACACCCTGCTGCTGACCTTCCTCTTCCGCTTCATGCGGCCGCTGGTCGAGGCCGGGCACGTCTACCTGTCCCGCCCGCCGCTCTACAAGATCAAGTGGGGTCGCGACGACTTCGAGTACGCGTACTCGGACCGCGAGCGCGACGCCCTGGTCGAACTGGGCAAGCAGAACAGCAAGCGGATCAAGGAAGACTCGATCCAGCGCTTCAAGGGTCTGGGCGAGATGAACGCCGAGGAGCTGCGCGTCACCACCATGGACGTGGACCACCGCGTGCTCGGCCAGGTCACCCTGGACGACGCCGCGCAGGCCGACGACCTGTTCTCGGTGCTGATGGGTGAGGACGTCGAAGCCCGGCGCTCCTTCATCCAGCGCAACGCCAAGGACGTTCGCTTCCTCGACATCTGA
- the gyrA gene encoding DNA gyrase subunit A, giving the protein MADETTPTAENPAEEQPVMRIEPVGLETEMQRSYLDYAMSVIVSRALPDVRDGLKPVHRRVLYAMYDGGYRPEKGFYKCARVVGDVMGTYHPHGDSSIYDALVRLAQPWSMRMPLVDSNGNFGSPGNDPAAAMRYTECKLMPLAMEMLRDIDEETVDFTDNYDGRNQEPTVLPARFPNLLINGSAGIAVGMATNIPPHNLREVAAGAQWALEHPDASHEELLDALLERIKGPDFPTGALVVGRKGIEEAYRTGRGSITMRAVVEVEEIQNRQCLVVTELPYQTNPDNLAQKIADLVKDGKIGGIADVRDETSSRTGQRLVIVLKRDAVAKVVLNNLYKHTDLQTNFGANMLALVDGVPRTLSIDAFIRHWVQHQIEVIVRRTRFRLRKAEERAHILRGLLKALDAIDEVIALIRRSNTVEIAREGLMGLLEIDEIQANAILEMQLRRLAALERQKIVAEHDELQAKINEYNAILASPAKQRSIVSEELAAIVEKFGDDRRSKLVPFDGDMSMEDLIAEEDIVVTITHGGYVKRTKTEDYRSQKRGGKGVRGTKLKQDDLVDHFFVSTTHHWLLFFTNKGRVYRSKAYELPDAGRDARGQHVANLLAFQPDEKIAQILAIRDYEAAPYLILATKGGLVKKTALKDYDSPRSGGVIAINLRETENGGDDELIGAELVSAEDDLLLISKKAQSIRFTATDDALRPMGRATSGVKGMSFREGDELLSMSVVRPGTFVFTATDGGYAKRTAVDEYRVQGRGGLGIKAAKIVEDRGSLVGALVVDETDEILAITLGGGVIRTRVNEVRETGRDTMGVQLINLGKRDAVVGIARNAEAGQEADEVDEIETEIEAGAADGQAAEAAGGSESPAGEHEE; this is encoded by the coding sequence ATGGCCGACGAAACCACCCCCACCGCGGAGAACCCCGCGGAGGAGCAGCCCGTCATGCGCATCGAGCCCGTCGGGCTCGAGACCGAGATGCAGCGCTCCTATCTCGACTACGCGATGTCCGTCATCGTCTCCCGCGCGCTGCCCGACGTACGGGACGGCCTCAAGCCGGTCCACCGTCGTGTGCTGTACGCGATGTACGACGGCGGCTACCGGCCCGAGAAGGGCTTCTACAAGTGCGCCCGCGTCGTCGGCGACGTGATGGGCACCTACCACCCGCACGGCGACAGCTCCATCTACGACGCGCTGGTCCGCCTGGCCCAGCCGTGGTCGATGCGCATGCCGCTGGTGGACTCCAACGGCAACTTCGGCTCCCCGGGCAATGACCCGGCGGCCGCGATGCGCTACACCGAGTGCAAGCTGATGCCGCTGGCCATGGAGATGCTCCGGGACATCGACGAGGAGACCGTCGACTTCACGGACAACTACGACGGCCGCAACCAGGAGCCCACCGTCCTGCCGGCGCGGTTCCCGAACCTGCTCATCAACGGCTCCGCCGGCATCGCCGTCGGCATGGCCACCAACATCCCGCCGCACAACCTCCGCGAGGTCGCGGCGGGCGCGCAGTGGGCGCTGGAGCACCCGGACGCCTCGCACGAGGAGCTCCTCGACGCGCTCCTGGAGCGCATCAAGGGCCCCGACTTCCCGACCGGTGCCCTGGTCGTGGGCCGCAAGGGCATCGAGGAGGCGTACCGGACCGGGCGCGGCTCCATCACGATGCGCGCGGTGGTGGAGGTCGAGGAGATCCAGAACCGCCAGTGCCTGGTGGTCACGGAGCTCCCGTACCAGACCAACCCGGACAACCTCGCCCAGAAGATTGCCGACCTGGTCAAGGACGGCAAGATCGGCGGCATCGCCGACGTCCGCGACGAGACCTCGTCCCGGACGGGCCAGCGCCTGGTGATCGTGCTCAAGCGCGACGCCGTGGCCAAGGTCGTGCTGAACAACCTCTACAAGCACACCGACCTGCAGACGAACTTCGGCGCGAACATGCTGGCGCTGGTGGACGGGGTGCCGCGCACCCTGTCGATCGACGCGTTCATCCGTCACTGGGTGCAGCACCAGATCGAGGTCATCGTCCGGCGTACGCGCTTCCGCCTGCGCAAGGCGGAGGAGCGCGCCCACATCCTGCGCGGTCTGCTCAAGGCGCTGGACGCGATCGACGAGGTCATCGCACTCATCCGGCGCAGCAACACGGTCGAGATCGCGCGCGAGGGCCTGATGGGCCTCCTGGAGATCGACGAGATCCAGGCGAACGCGATCCTGGAGATGCAGCTGCGCCGCCTGGCGGCCCTGGAGCGGCAGAAGATCGTCGCCGAGCACGACGAACTCCAGGCGAAGATCAACGAGTACAACGCGATCCTGGCCTCGCCGGCGAAGCAGCGTTCGATCGTCAGCGAGGAACTGGCGGCGATCGTCGAGAAGTTCGGCGACGACCGGCGTTCCAAGCTGGTGCCCTTCGACGGCGACATGTCCATGGAGGACCTGATCGCCGAAGAGGACATCGTCGTCACCATCACGCACGGCGGCTACGTCAAGCGCACCAAGACCGAGGACTACCGCTCGCAGAAGCGCGGCGGCAAGGGCGTGCGCGGCACCAAGCTGAAGCAGGACGACCTGGTCGACCACTTCTTCGTCTCCACCACCCACCACTGGCTGCTGTTCTTCACCAACAAGGGCCGCGTCTACCGGTCCAAGGCGTACGAGCTGCCGGACGCCGGCCGCGACGCGCGCGGGCAGCACGTGGCGAACCTGCTGGCCTTCCAGCCGGACGAGAAGATCGCCCAGATCCTCGCGATCCGCGACTACGAGGCCGCGCCCTACCTGATCCTGGCCACCAAGGGCGGCCTGGTGAAGAAGACGGCGCTGAAGGACTACGACTCGCCCCGTTCGGGTGGCGTCATCGCCATCAACCTCCGGGAGACCGAGAACGGGGGCGACGACGAGCTGATCGGCGCCGAGCTGGTGTCCGCCGAGGACGACCTGCTGCTCATCAGCAAGAAGGCGCAGTCGATCCGCTTCACGGCGACCGACGACGCGCTGCGCCCGATGGGGCGTGCCACGTCCGGCGTGAAGGGCATGAGTTTCCGCGAGGGCGACGAGCTGCTGTCGATGAGCGTCGTGCGGCCCGGTACCTTCGTCTTCACCGCGACCGACGGCGGCTACGCCAAGCGGACGGCCGTGGACGAGTACCGCGTCCAGGGCCGTGGTGGTCTGGGCATCAAGGCCGCCAAGATCGTGGAAGACCGCGGTTCGCTCGTGGGCGCGCTGGTGGTCGACGAAACGGACGAGATTCTCGCCATCACGCTCGGCGGTGGTGTGATCCGTACGCGCGTCAACGAAGTCAGGGAGACGGGCCGTGACACCATGGGCGTCCAGCTGATCAACCTGGGCAAGCGCGATGCCGTGGTCGGCATCGCTCGGAACGCCGAGGCCGGTCAGGAAGCTGACGAGGTCGACGAGATCGAGACAGAGATCGAGGCCGGGGCAGCCGACGGACAGGCCGCCGAGGCGGCCGGGGGCAGTGAGTCTCCGGCAGGGGAGCACGAGGAGTAA
- a CDS encoding DUF3566 domain-containing protein has protein sequence MSGATGAGPAKTGANGARGPAADSQGGQGATVTDTRGPEPEPAPAAQAQAQAQAQAKSKANGKQKAAAGQERGAQPYQPPQAYAAPKGPGAQRGPSPVARTTPRTRKARLRVAKADPWSVMKVSFLLSIALGVCTVVAAAVLWMVMDAMGIFSTVGGTISEATGSNESNGFDLQSFLSLPRVLIFTSVIAVIDVVLMTALATLGSFIYNLSAGFVGGVELTLAEDE, from the coding sequence GTGAGTGGAGCCACGGGCGCCGGACCGGCCAAGACTGGAGCGAACGGTGCCCGTGGCCCCGCCGCGGACTCCCAGGGGGGACAGGGGGCAACGGTGACGGACACCCGAGGACCGGAGCCGGAGCCGGCACCGGCCGCGCAGGCGCAGGCACAGGCGCAGGCGCAGGCGAAGTCGAAGGCGAACGGCAAGCAGAAGGCCGCCGCGGGCCAGGAGCGGGGCGCGCAGCCGTACCAGCCCCCGCAGGCCTACGCGGCCCCCAAGGGCCCCGGCGCGCAGCGGGGACCGAGTCCGGTCGCCCGGACGACGCCGAGGACGCGCAAGGCGCGGCTGCGGGTGGCCAAGGCCGACCCGTGGTCGGTGATGAAGGTCAGCTTCCTGCTGTCGATCGCGCTGGGCGTGTGCACCGTCGTCGCGGCGGCGGTGCTGTGGATGGTCATGGACGCCATGGGCATCTTCTCGACCGTCGGCGGCACGATCAGCGAGGCGACCGGTTCCAACGAGAGCAACGGGTTCGACCTCCAGTCGTTCCTGTCGCTGCCGCGCGTGCTGATCTTCACCTCGGTGATCGCGGTGATCGACGTGGTGCTGATGACGGCCCTGGCGACGCTGGGTTCGTTCATCTACAACCTGTCGGCGGGCTTCGTGGGCGGCGTGGAGCTCACGCTCGCCGAGGACGAATGA
- a CDS encoding DLW-39 family protein: MKKLLLVALAAIGGLLVYRQIQADRAEQDLWTEATDSVPSGSGV; this comes from the coding sequence GTGAAGAAGCTGCTCCTGGTCGCACTGGCCGCCATCGGCGGGCTCCTCGTGTACCGCCAGATCCAGGCGGACCGCGCCGAGCAGGACCTGTGGACGGAGGCAACCGACTCCGTGCCCTCTGGTTCCGGCGTGTGA
- a CDS encoding serine/threonine-protein kinase, producing MGEVFAGRYELADPIGRGGAGAVWRAWDHRRRRYVAAKVLLHGDAHTLLRFVREQALRIDHPHVLAPASWAADDDKVLFTMDLVAGGSLAHLIGDYGALPPRFVCTLLDQLLAGLAAVHAEGVVHRDVKPANILLEATGTGRPHLRLSDFGISMRKGEPRLTGTDLVVGTPGYLAPEQLTGAEPDFPVDLFAAGLVALYLLQGRKPDSLALAGQFAAQGAPGAPEGVPAPLWDVIANLLHPDPRRRFRTATGARKALAEAARLLPSPDPDEDPVEVFDQLGPLPAGFGPAGPSERRSAAASAPSAESAPPPSPRASHGPPAAGADAGAFGPPPPGYGPEETDGFHLAPPSSPAPAEPAPAPAPTPAPTPVAPARRRVPPPPAGATAAILSAALLCFAVGAWASTRF from the coding sequence ATGGGTGAGGTCTTCGCCGGCCGGTACGAACTGGCCGACCCGATCGGGCGCGGCGGCGCGGGCGCCGTCTGGCGGGCCTGGGACCACCGCCGCCGCCGGTACGTGGCCGCCAAGGTCCTCCTGCACGGCGACGCCCACACCCTGCTGCGCTTCGTGCGCGAGCAGGCCCTGCGCATCGACCACCCGCACGTGCTGGCCCCGGCCAGCTGGGCGGCGGACGACGACAAGGTCCTGTTCACCATGGACCTCGTCGCCGGCGGCTCCCTCGCCCACCTGATCGGTGACTACGGGGCCCTGCCGCCCCGGTTCGTGTGCACGCTGCTCGACCAGCTCCTGGCGGGGCTGGCGGCGGTGCACGCGGAGGGCGTCGTCCACCGCGACGTCAAACCGGCCAACATCCTGCTGGAGGCCACCGGAACCGGGCGGCCGCACCTGCGGCTGTCCGACTTCGGCATCTCGATGCGCAAGGGCGAGCCGCGGCTCACCGGGACCGATCTGGTCGTCGGCACCCCGGGTTACCTCGCCCCCGAGCAACTGACGGGCGCCGAGCCCGACTTCCCCGTCGACCTCTTCGCGGCGGGACTCGTCGCGCTCTACCTGCTGCAGGGCCGCAAGCCCGATTCCCTCGCGCTGGCGGGGCAGTTCGCCGCCCAGGGCGCCCCCGGAGCCCCGGAGGGCGTCCCCGCGCCCCTGTGGGACGTGATCGCGAACCTCCTGCACCCGGACCCCCGGAGGCGGTTCCGGACCGCCACAGGGGCGCGCAAGGCCCTTGCCGAGGCCGCCCGGCTGCTACCGTCACCCGACCCGGACGAGGATCCGGTGGAGGTGTTCGACCAACTCGGTCCGCTCCCCGCCGGTTTCGGCCCCGCAGGCCCCTCGGAGCGACGCTCCGCGGCCGCGTCCGCGCCCTCCGCGGAGTCCGCTCCCCCGCCCTCCCCGAGGGCCTCGCACGGGCCACCCGCCGCCGGTGCCGACGCCGGTGCCTTCGGGCCGCCGCCGCCCGGCTACGGCCCCGAGGAGACGGACGGTTTCCACCTCGCGCCCCCGTCCTCCCCCGCGCCCGCGGAGCCGGCACCGGCACCGGCTCCGACGCCGGCCCCGACGCCCGTGGCGCCCGCGCGCCGCCGGGTCCCCCCGCCCCCCGCCGGGGCCACCGCCGCGATCCTCTCGGCGGCGCTCCTGTGCTTCGCGGTCGGCGCCTGGGCGTCGACCCGCTTCTAG